In the genome of Triplophysa dalaica isolate WHDGS20190420 chromosome 17, ASM1584641v1, whole genome shotgun sequence, the window GAAAGACACTGTTGGCCAGAGCTGTTGCTCACCATACTGACTGCACCTTCATCCGAGTGTCGGGATCAGAGCTTGTGCAGAAGTTTATTGGAGAAGGTTAGCATACCAAGTGTTTATGAACGACAGCATTATTTTAAcgatacttttatttttggcatCATCTTCACAGAATGCATATCATCGTTTTCATTAAGTAACGAATGGAGATAATATTTTCCTTAAGCAAGATTTTAGTATTGACTAGAGTGTGGTTTGTAGGAGCCCGTATGGTGCGCGAGCTCTTCGTCATGGCCAGGGAGCACGCGCCGTCCATCATCTTCATGGATGAGATCGACTCCATCGGCTCGTCCCGACTGGAGGGAGGATCAGGAGGAGACAGTGAGGTGCAGAGGACCATGCTTGAGCTCCTAAATCAGCTGGATGGATTCGAGGCCACCAAAAACATTAAAGTGAGATACAAACATCGGTCACCTGTGTGACAACCATGTGTGACATAAGAACATTTCGGCTTTAGCCAAGCTCACAGGCGTGTAACGTGTTTTCTTGATTCATGGTTtgcattaaataattttgatgtaTATATGATTGTTTTTCTCAGGTTATCATGGCAACAAATCGTATTGACATTCTAGACTCCGCCCTCCTCCGACCAGGTCGCATTGACAGGAAGATTGAATTTCCCCCTCCCAATGAAGAGGTCATTTGCTGCTTTGTTCTGAGGCTGttcaaaattattgttttgttgtgttttttaatagtCTAGTATTGAATGTTGCAAAAGCTTCCAGCGACCTCATAAATGTTTGTCGTGTTCTCTTTAGGCCCGTTTGGACATTTTGAAGATCCACTCACGTAAAATGAACCTGACTCGTGGTATTAACCTGCGTAAGATTGCAGAGTTAATGCCAGGAGCGTCTGGAGCAGAGGTCAAGGTAAGGTCATCTCAGTTTGAACTTGATGAGTAATGAATCTCATTCATAAAAAGCTTCATAACAtactcatttatttaaaataaagaaatgcacACACTTGTTAAtggaaaatgattaaaaagaaTCTACTAATCAGAGTTAGCATGATTGTAAGCAGTGTTTTATTTGCGTTTGTCTGACAGGGTGTCTGCACTGAGGCAGGGATGTACGCCCTGAGAGAGAGGAGAGTTCATGTCAACCAAGAAGATTTTGAGATGGCTGTTGCAAAGGTATTTGGAAAAGGATTTTACTCCAGGTTTAAAAAATGTcctaatgttgtttttgtgtatatCTCTAGTTtatcattcattttcttttcacagGTGATGCAGAAAGACAACGAGAAAAACATGTCCATCAAGAAACTCTGGAAATAGAAGTAGAGTCAGTGATTTACctcttttttgtgtgtcttcAAGTTGCTTTGTCATCACCCAAATGTATTCGAAATAAATTGTTTCCCACTTAGGATGATTTCTCCCCGTTTTTTTcttgtataaaaatgtactcGATAGGTTTCGCTTTCCTAAAAGTTTCATCACtgttcaaattattattatagagATCAATCCAtgctttatgtttttcaaattAACAAGGCATTTGAATTACAACTAAAGACTAATACATTAACCAAAAAAGCTTCATTCCAGTGCCGGAAGAGGTAACAAGCAACATCCTGCGGTGTTATAGCAGCCAGTTTGTCCACAAAATGTGACACTCATGTTTTACCCCATATTACCataacacacatcaaaataaacCTTCTGTTGTATTTGGCAGACTGGAAGTTACGTAGAAACCCCTTTTCCAAGATTCACTCATAAATATGCTTTATAATCCGTATAAAGTGAGACAACAATCTAATTTCAGTAGAGtttaaacagaaaagatgtttttatctttacagaacACAGCTTATGTTCTTCATACCCACACtttcttgaatttctttatatatttggAGGGAGATCTATGCTAATATACAATAAGTGCTGTCTAATCTTTAATCACAGCGTGTTGTGTAATGTCCCTCCAATGATATGGGTGGTGTGATTTCATGACCCACTTACACTCAAGTTTAACCTAAATTCTAAAGGCCATTCAATGTttataatttcctttttataAAATCTCTTTCACTTTCTGGTTTATTTAGGAGTCTGTAATATATCCTTTATATATCGGTATACACTCATTGAATGGATGGGAATTGGAACTCGGAAGTCAAATGTCTAGGTTTCTAACGGGTAAACATTTTCACCAATACATgataaaatgcttatttttagTCCTGGTGGCTGATTGGTCAATACTCACTGGCCAATAAAAACCCGTTTCATCTGCATCTGTAAAGAGAATCCTGCGGGATTCTGCTAGTCACCTAGAATCAGCCTAACACAGgaaataagaaaacattcaaatgtataaaaatcgACTTGAGAACTATGGGAAGAACTACATAGGCttgaataatttaataaatgtttctgcTTGATGCTAATACTAATACACGCTGTCGTTGTTAATGAACTTGAAAGTTTGATGAACATTTGTCACTGCAGGTGACCTTAAGTTGCATTTCCAACATTAATATTATTCTGAGtatcattaaaatacacataatagtaaaaaaatctcttaataattattgattgttttttgaaaataccTTATATTTTGAGCACATGGTAATTcctttattttaacattcagaGGAAATCATGctgaaaaatgacattatttacTACACATATAACATaaaagtttcttttttatttctactCACATGAGTTCAAATTATAATTCTGCATCTCATCCAAGACAAATAAAATTTTGGAACAGAGCTAGAATTCAGAGATATAAGTTCTGAGTGATGCACAGGCCCGGTGTTTACAAACCCAACCCAGTGATGACTATGGCAAATAAGTGTCCCGCTCAAAGTCCTTCAAAGCATGTCAGTGAGAGGTTACAGCGGTTACAATACACCGAATTTACTGAAGTGAGTTTCCTTTTCTTCAACTTTCGGTCAGATCGAGGAAAAACTGTAAGT includes:
- the psmc5 gene encoding 26S proteasome regulatory subunit 8; the encoded protein is MFKMALDGIEQMDVEDSKGGTGLRQYYLSKIEDLQLTVNDKSQNLRRLQAQRNELNAKVRLLREELQLLQEQGSYVGEVVRAMDKKKVLVKVHPEGKFVVDVDKNIDINDVTPNCRVALRNDSYTLHKILPNKVDPLVSLMMVEKVPDSTYEMIGGLDKQIKEIKEVIELPVKHPELFEALGIAQPKGVLLYGPPGTGKTLLARAVAHHTDCTFIRVSGSELVQKFIGEGARMVRELFVMAREHAPSIIFMDEIDSIGSSRLEGGSGGDSEVQRTMLELLNQLDGFEATKNIKVIMATNRIDILDSALLRPGRIDRKIEFPPPNEEARLDILKIHSRKMNLTRGINLRKIAELMPGASGAEVKGVCTEAGMYALRERRVHVNQEDFEMAVAKVMQKDNEKNMSIKKLWK